The bacterium genome window below encodes:
- a CDS encoding ATP-binding protein: protein MNKYSIGYVLSVKGNQIDVILDNNVASDIVVYGDSIVKIGQIGSLVKISIGYVSLIGIITSINLNERIKDEVEKEYSNYRHAEVLLLGEISGNHFEKGITQFPLTKDEVFLLTNDELEIIHLLDRNVYPLRIGHLSSNDSIQVMVDMNKLISRHSIVIGATGTGKSNAVTVILKEISSKKELEASRIFVIDPHGEYSKVVKDDSKVFKIRSSTEMRDPNIDDLFVPFWAIDFYSLLDLFYNNLNENQLSMIAELVLERKVNSAKKTGDNPGQFTIDTPYPFSLKNLWYELDRNERRTLNNRGTDDEALVKEGNPDKFISAKFKPPGFGSSAPFIDNNLKKGIQSFLDSIRAKLLDPRYNFMFHPGDYTPNDEGVVKSDLDSLLFSWFGHDKKITIIDLSNIPSYTHHIIVGTILNIVYNSLTLLESPVNGKDFPMLIVLEEAHSYFGDTKSRQNVARNVIERISKEGRKYGAGLMMITQRPSEIGDTIISQMGTMMCLRLNNPKDKAFINGAIDSDMESITKTLSTLRTGEAIIMGESVKIPCKVKYYLKNEGFSSDPVISQKWKSQKPDLSKYSEMLSILRNSKGAPKNE, encoded by the coding sequence ATGAATAAATACAGTATTGGCTATGTTCTATCAGTAAAAGGTAATCAAATCGATGTGATTTTGGATAACAATGTTGCATCAGACATAGTAGTCTATGGAGATTCAATCGTGAAAATCGGACAAATTGGAAGTTTGGTCAAAATTTCGATAGGATATGTTAGTTTAATAGGAATTATCACATCAATTAATCTGAATGAGAGAATCAAGGATGAAGTTGAGAAGGAATATTCAAACTATAGACATGCTGAAGTATTGCTTTTAGGTGAAATTTCTGGAAACCATTTTGAAAAAGGAATTACTCAGTTTCCATTAACAAAAGATGAAGTTTTTCTGCTTACGAATGATGAGTTAGAAATCATACATCTACTTGATAGGAATGTTTATCCATTAAGAATAGGTCATTTAAGCAGTAATGACTCAATTCAAGTAATGGTCGATATGAACAAGTTGATATCAAGACACTCTATTGTAATTGGAGCAACTGGTACAGGTAAATCCAATGCAGTAACAGTTATTTTAAAAGAAATATCATCTAAAAAGGAACTTGAAGCATCTAGAATATTTGTAATTGACCCTCACGGTGAATATTCAAAAGTAGTGAAAGATGACTCGAAGGTTTTCAAAATCAGATCATCAACTGAAATGAGAGATCCAAATATTGACGACTTATTTGTACCATTTTGGGCAATAGATTTTTACTCTCTCTTAGACTTGTTTTACAACAATTTGAATGAAAATCAATTATCAATGATCGCAGAATTGGTTCTCGAAAGGAAAGTTAACTCAGCTAAGAAAACAGGTGACAACCCAGGACAATTTACTATTGATACACCATATCCGTTTAGCTTAAAAAACCTTTGGTATGAACTTGATCGAAATGAAAGAAGAACATTAAATAATAGAGGAACTGATGATGAAGCATTAGTGAAAGAAGGAAATCCCGATAAATTCATCTCAGCAAAATTCAAACCGCCTGGATTTGGTTCATCCGCTCCATTCATTGATAATAATCTAAAAAAAGGAATTCAATCATTTTTAGATAGTATTAGAGCTAAACTACTTGATCCTCGTTACAATTTCATGTTTCATCCAGGCGACTATACTCCTAATGATGAGGGTGTTGTAAAATCAGATTTAGACTCTTTGTTATTTAGTTGGTTCGGTCATGACAAAAAAATAACAATTATCGATTTATCAAATATCCCTTCATACACACATCATATTATAGTCGGAACTATTTTGAACATAGTATATAATTCCTTAACTTTACTAGAAAGTCCTGTAAACGGAAAAGACTTTCCTATGTTGATTGTACTTGAAGAAGCACACTCGTATTTTGGAGATACAAAATCTAGACAAAATGTCGCAAGAAATGTTATTGAACGCATTTCAAAAGAAGGAAGAAAATATGGTGCTGGATTAATGATGATAACTCAACGTCCAAGTGAAATAGGGGACACTATAATCAGTCAGATGGGAACAATGATGTGTTTAAGATTAAACAATCCAAAAGATAAAGCATTTATTAACGGAGCTATTGACTCGGATATGGAATCAATAACGAAAACTTTATCAACTTTAAGAACTGGTGAAGCAATAATAATGGGAGAGTCTGTAAAGATACCTTGTAAAGTGAAGTATTATTTAAAAAATGAAGGTTTTTCAAGCGACCCAGTTATCTCTCAAAAATGGAAAAGTCAAAAGCCTGATCTTTCTAAATATTCTGAAATGCTTTCTATACTAAGAAATTCGAAAGGAGCACCGAAAAATGAGTGA